GGTCGTGGTTGAAGTGCGTGTCTAAATCCACGTAATCGCAAAGTCCGCTGACCGCCGCCGATTGGGCAATGCCGACCGCGGTCTCGCACATGCAGCCGATCATCGTCCCAAGGTTGAGCGCCCGGGCTTTTTGCAGGATGGCGAGCCCGTCGCTGATTCCGCCGGACTTCATTAACTTGAGATTGACCCCGTGGCACCGGTCACCAAACCGGTCGACATCGGTTGAACTTCGGATGCTTTCATCCAAGTAGATCGGTAGAGCCGAAGAACGGAACACGTCGGGCAACTGGTCTTCGGCTCCTTTCACGAGGGGTTGTTCGATGTATTCGCAGCCCCGCCCGTTCAACCACTCGGCCATGTCCAAAGACTCCTGGGCTGTCCACCCACCATTGGCGTCGGCCCTCATCGCGACGCCAAAGGGTTCTGCCGCTTCGCGGGCGGCATCCCAAATCTCTTTATCGTGCGCGCGGCCGGCGGGGCTGCCGAGCTTGACTTTTAAGGCGCGGCCTTGGGTCATGGCCAGGATTTTGGGAACGCGCTCTAAAACAACCGCCACCGGTTCGATCCCAATGGTCACGCTGGTCGGCGCGGTCGGCAGCGGTAACCCGAGGAAACGGTACAGCGGCATCTTCGCCCGTTTGGCGGCCAGGTCATAGAGAGCGCAATCCAGGGCCGCCAAGGCAGTCGGCTCGATCCCCCTCCGGTGGCCTTCTGCCCAGATCTCGGCCGGTTCTGCGGATTGGGCCATTTCGAACAGGGG
Above is a genomic segment from Armatimonadota bacterium containing:
- a CDS encoding dipeptide epimerase — protein: MAITFRTFAVDVPKLFPLTISRGTSGTTRNLFVVAAQDGVEGIGEGAPATGLAADFADTAGQTLSPLFEMAQSAEPAEIWAEGHRRGIEPTALAALDCALYDLAAKRAKMPLYRFLGLPLPTAPTSVTIGIEPVAVVLERVPKILAMTQGRALKVKLGSPAGRAHDKEIWDAAREAAEPFGVAMRADANGGWTAQESLDMAEWLNGRGCEYIEQPLVKGAEDQLPDVFRSSALPIYLDESIRSSTDVDRFGDRCHGVNLKLMKSGGISDGLAILQKARALNLGTMIGCMCETAVGIAQSAAVSGLCDYVDLDTHFNHDPEPGAGVGFSDGVVMPREVPGHGGYLLPGFAQ